The following proteins are co-located in the Vanessa cardui chromosome 15, ilVanCard2.1, whole genome shotgun sequence genome:
- the LOC124535597 gene encoding symplekin, which yields MSSKYQPGSNVTPQSQLVQWINEAGMAEGTKKANLLRKIVEVLLHQAPQMVPIYMENILSLVNDKSTDVKRQVVAFIEELSNAFPHLLPKIISQLQLLVIDSVIAVQKRAIQAASIVYRNVLLWICKESAEVSEMQYVWEHLTELKLLILNMIDSDNEGIRTHSIKFLEEVVLLQSSNPDDSTEDFRLENLPTHLPFLKRNAMEEESDHIFQLLLKFHNSQHISSVNLMACMTTLCLVAKLRPKYLSSVVQALGDLHTTLPPTLSQSQVNSVRKHLKMQILVLVKHPSSVEMMPQLMQLLSDIGMTPQEINKAVPKERRNKRLGEIKNGDTPAKRFRIDSPQSTAGSDSNSNSRSDFNIYDEDNTQPIITKATATEDSIFEGLNNVDNVVNLVMSTLSNNLPSEMTSHFASTYKPIPNSGTKVQKRALAKMLLAVIKDEAPAPVMPPLLSDFGTKIPLLREDDEKITLKNAVAKLQESTKDKQIENAVSKLMEETRQEHLKEEERKAKDKEKLVPPPTPTVPKLKQRVKLLKLQEITRPIPKEVKSKLMIQAVERILRAEKESAIGGAAQIRAKFITIFASSYTSDIRELVLNYILEDPLNRMDLALSWLYEEYAFMQGFNRHPVTLQPKVHEKHDDNYNQLLCALVTQISERGDPIMEASKDVLLRKVYMEAPVITDEAIDYLKHLITENKSSTLALELLEELCIMRPPRSHKYVAALVGNVLSENEEIRDITLKSCVKIYKQCTESAKKVIEKNALLYLGFISLSTPPQELFGNRYINRPWTDDLYRMCLNLVMALFPEKEELIMEIARVYGCAGAEAKRCVLRQLEGPLRAALAPAGLRPAFSALLHDCPRGAETLLTRLVHILTDKAAPSAELVRRVRELYATRVSDVRFLIPVLNGLSKKEILAALPKLIKLNPAVVKEVFNKLLGLQNPNNEQLPVSPEDLLVALHLIDPNKADLKYIIKATALCFAEKNIFTHDVLSAVLQRLAEESEIPVLMMRTVLQALTLYPNLSGLAINILQLLIEREVWNNKVAWEGWLKCAERLAARAAPALAALPPRAAALLPPHLAALCPQETPYTPNPIEPLPPGME from the exons ATGTCGAGTAAATATCAACCAGGGTCGAATGTTACTCCCCAATCGCAG CTGGTACAATGGATAAACGAAGCTGGGATGGCCGAGGGCACAAAAAAAGCCAATCTCTTGAGAAAGATTGTAGAGGTTTTGTTGCACCAAGCTCCCCAAATGGTGCCTATttatatggaaaatattttaagcttagTTAATGATAAATCAACTGACGTAAAGAGACAGGTTGTTGCTTTTATTGAGGAGTTGAG TAATGCATTCCCGCACCTCCTGCCCAAGATAATCAGTCAACTCCAATTACTAGTAATTGACTCTGTGATAGCTGTGCAGAAGAGAGCAATCCAGGCAGCGAGCATTGTATACAGGAATGTTTTATTATGGATTTGCAAAGAAAGCGCAGAGGTTTCGGAAATGCAGTATGTGTGGGAGCATCTCACAGAATTAAAG CTCCTTATTCTAAACATGATAGATAGTGATAATGAAGGTATCAGAACTCACTCAATTAAGTTCCTAGAAGAAGTGGTTCTCCTCCAGAGTTCAAATCCAGATGACTCTACTGAAGATTTTAGACTGGAGAATTTACCTACTCACTTGCCGTTCTTGAAAAGGAATGCGATGGAGGAAGAATCAGA TCATATTTTTCAACTACTCCTCAAGTTTCATAACTCTCAGCACATTTCAAGTGTGAATCTGATGGCTTGTATGACAACGCTATGCTTAGTCGCAAAATTAAGACCTAAATACCTATCAAGTGTAGTCCAAGCTTTAGGCGACCTACACACTACACTACCACCGACGTTGTCACAATCACAAGTCAATTCAGTACGGAAACATTTGAAAATGCAAATATTAGTATTGGTCAAACATCCATCTTCGGTCGAAATGATGCCCCAACTGATGCAGTTGCTGTCAGACATCGGGATGACACCGCAGGAAATAAACAAGGCTGTGCCTAAAGAGAGAAGGAATAAACGATTGGGTGAAATAAAGAATGGTGATACACCAGCCAAGCGGTTCAGAATCGATTCCCCCCAAAGTACTGCTGGTAGTGATAGTAACAGCAACAGTCGGAGCGATTTCAACATCTACGACGAAGATAATACTCAGCCGATTATAACTAAAGCAACAGCAACTGAGGACTCCATATTTGAAGGTCTGAACAACGTAGATAATGTCGTCAATCTCGTTATGTCGACGTTAAGTAACAATTTACCAAGCGAAATGACTAGTCATTTCGCGTCCACGTACAAACCCATCCCAAATTCGGGTACTAAAGTCCAAAAACGCGCATTAGCGAAAATGTTGCTAGCTGTAATAAAGGACGAAGCTCCTGCCCCAGTGATGCCGCCTCTATTGTCAGATTTCGGAACTAAAATTCCACTATTGAGAGAGGACGACGAAAAAATAACTCTTAAGAACGCAGTGGCAAAACTACAGGAATCTacgaaagataaacaaatagaGAACGCTGTTTCGAAATTGATGGAGGAAACGAGACAGGAACATTTGAAAGAAGAGGAGAGAAAAGCTAAGGATAAAGAGAAGTTGGTACCTCCACCGACGCCGACCGTTCCTAAGCTTAAACAAAGagtgaaattattaaaactgcAAGAAATAACACGACCGATACCTAAGGAAgtcaaaagtaaattaatgataCAAGCTGTCGAAAGAATTCTGAGAGCGGAAAAGGAGAGCGCCATTGGTGGTGCTGCTCAGAttcgcgcgaaatttataacgATATTCGCATCAAGCTATACATCAGATATCAGGGAATTAGTGCTGAATTATATCCTAGAAGATCCTTTGAACAGAATGGACTTGGCGTTATCGTGGCTATACGAGGAGTATGCGTTCATGCAAGGCTTCAACCGACACCCTGTGACGTTACAGCCTAAAGTTCACGAGAAACATGATGACAATTACAATCAGCTGCTCTGTGCCCTAGTTACTCAGATATCGGAGAGGGGGGATCCGATAATGGAGGCCAGCAAGGATGTCCTCCTACGGAAAGTGTACATGGAAGCTCCGGTGATAACGGACGAAGCTATTGACTATCTAAAACATTTGATCACGGAAAATAAATCGTCGACTTTAGCACTGGAATTGTTGGAAGAATTGTGTATAATGCGGCCTCCGAGGTCCCACAAATACGTCGCGGCTTTGGTAGGCAACGTAT tgAGTGAAAACGAAGAAATACGTGACATAACGTTAAAATCGTGTGTGAAAATCTATAAGCAATGCACAGAGTCAGCGAAGAAAGTGATCGAGAAAAATGCCCTTCTGTATCTCGGATTCATATCTCTTTCGACGCCCCCGCAAGAATTGTTCGGGAACAGATACATTAACAGACCCTGGACGGACGATCTGTACAGAATGTGTCTCAATCTTGTAATGGCACTGTTTCCAGAAAAAGAAG AGCTTATAATGGAGATCGCGCGCGTGTACGGGTGCGCGGGGGCGGAGGCCAAGCGCTGCGTGCTGCGCCAGTTGGAGGGCCCGCTGCGCGCCGCGCTGGCGCCCGCCGGGCTTCGCCCCGCCTTCAGCGCGCTGCTGCACGACTGCCCGCGCGGCGCCGAGACGCTGCTGACGCGCCTCGTGCACATCCTCACCGACAAGG CGGCGCCGAGTGCGGAGTTGGTGCGGCGCGTGCGCGAGCTGTACGCCACGCGCGTGTCCGACGTGCGCTTCCTCATACCCGTGCTCAACGGACTCTCCAAGAAGGAG ATCTTAGCTGCTCTACCGAAATTGATAAAGTTAAATCCAGCCGTTGTAAAAGAGGTTTTCAACAAGCTACTCGGATTGCAGAACCCTAACAATGAACAATTGCCAG tGTCACCGGAGGACCTCCTGGTAGCTCTACACTTGATCGACCCCAACAAGGCTGATCTCAAGTACATCATCAAGGCGACCGCACTCTGCTTCGCGGAAAAGAACATTTTCACACACGAC gtGTTATCAGCAGTCCTGCAGAGGCTGGCCGAGGAGTCGGAGATACCTGTGCTGATGATGCGGACGGTGCTCCAGGCCCTCACACTGTATCCAAACCTAAGTGGTCTCGCAATTAACATTCTGCAATTACTAATAGAAAGAGAG GTGTGGAACAACAAAGTGGCGTGGGAGGGCTGGCTCAAGTGCGCCGAGCGCctcgccgcgcgcgccgcgcccgccctCGCCGCGctgccgccgcgcgccgccgcgctgctgCCGCCGCACCTCGCCGCGCTCTGCCCGCAG gAAACGCCGTACACGCCAAACCCTATCGAGCCTCTGCCACCGGGCATGGAGTAG
- the LOC124535915 gene encoding uncharacterized protein LOC124535915 gives MCINIEVILPTIEKFLMLYPLRCGCILIHLWTTLRAGFCMVFYSTAILEVLIGAETPFGAWLVTEKPVTDKLYLIYYTLLVLLLSETVLLIFLWHLAIGLHCLNLYLIQHYLVCRFLTWLIEMGGLFILCLAHKLLIGWYLGILFFVSKYLVSLFLITK, from the exons atgtgtataaatatcGAAGTGATTCTACCGACTATAGAAAAGTTCTTAATGCTGTATCCTTTGCGATGTGGATGCATATTAATACACTTATGGACCACG TTACGAGCGGGTTTCTGTATGGTATTCTATTCAACGGcaattttagaggttttaatTGGCGCTGAGACTCCGTTCGGCGCATGGCTCGTCACCGAAAAACCCGTCACAGATAAACtatatctaatttattatacGCTTTTAGTGTTGTTGTTAAGTGAGACTGTCTTGCTTATATTTTTGTGGCATTTAGCAATCGGATTACACTGC CTCAACTTATACTTGATACAACATTACTTAGTATGTCGTTTCTTGACATGGCTTATTGAAATGGGAGGGCTGTTTATTTTGTGTCTGGCTCATAAACTACTAATAGGATGGTATTTGGGCATTTTGTTCTTTGTTAGTAAGTATttggtttcattatttttaattactaaataa
- the LOC124535694 gene encoding uncharacterized protein LOC124535694 produces MAFELPRLKKCCCCLPLRVGSLVIGYLSTVFSLFSIGVVSFSLYTVVTFVKTHQNDPDPEHTPEEYEQISKSLYITHAYMIIVYIYYLIISLFLITGIHMNKTLFMRYYYNCGLFLLMLALASVVVSTVFLHFVATVFLLKWCLIIFYCLLVVRSTYLEIEEKNNPRNFEMQNLYIPYRAPLLL; encoded by the exons atggcCTTTGAACTGCCTCGATTGAAgaaatgttgttgttgtttaccgTTGAGAGTAGGATCACTTGTAATCGGATATCTTTCTACT GTATTTTCGCTGTTCTCAATAGGTGTTGTGTCCTTTTCACTCTACACGGTAGTAACATTCGTTAAGACACATCAGAACGACCCAGACCCGGAACACACACCTGAAGAATACGAACAAATTTCTAAGAGTCTCTACATAACACATGCGTATatgataatagtatatatatactatttaataataagcttGTTTCTTATTACTGGTATTCACATG aataaaACGCTCTTTATGAGATATTACTATAATTGCGGTTTGTTCCTGCTAATGCTTGCTCTAGCGAGTGTTGTTGTGTCGACAGTATTTCTACACTTCGTCGCCACTGTATTCCTACTTAAATGGTGTT TGATCATTTTCTACTGTCTTCTAGTGGTACGAAGCACATATTTAGAGATCGAGGAAAAGAATAATCCGAGAAATTTCGAAATGCAGAATCTATACATTCCATACAGAGCCCCGCTtctattataa